A window from Candidatus Eisenbacteria bacterium encodes these proteins:
- the rpsU gene encoding 30S ribosomal protein S21 produces the protein MPGIRVKEGESFESALRRFKKKCEKAGVLADLRRHQHFEKPSERRKRKLNAAKRKMMARMKAE, from the coding sequence ATGCCCGGCATCAGGGTCAAAGAAGGCGAGTCCTTCGAGAGTGCCCTTCGCCGGTTCAAGAAGAAGTGCGAGAAGGCTGGAGTTCTCGCCGATCTGCGTCGTCACCAGCACTTCGAGAAACCGAGCGAGCGGCGAAAGCGGAAGCTGAACGCCGCGAAGAGAAAGATGATGGCTCGGATGAAAGCCGAGTAG
- a CDS encoding RsmE family RNA methyltransferase, which translates to MSERRPDTTFWVEAACVEGDRLTLDREESRHLLRVHRARAGTPFEATDGVGNTYSCVLESDEDGQALARITAREVDRGELRAGLHLLVGLPDLGAAESVVQHAVPLGVRSIDFTPCERSGRPALGSARLERLQRLARSGVKQSRRSRLPEIRSSDSLDRALALVPPGRRLAADPDGRPLPADVNGPAQAPITVAVGPPGGFTVRERDRLDAGGFQLISLGPSRLTSETAALALLASVRNLLLHS; encoded by the coding sequence GTGTCCGAGAGACGGCCCGACACCACGTTCTGGGTGGAGGCCGCCTGCGTGGAAGGAGACCGGCTCACGCTGGACCGGGAGGAATCCCGTCACCTCCTCCGCGTCCACCGCGCGCGCGCCGGGACCCCCTTCGAGGCCACCGACGGGGTGGGGAACACGTATTCGTGCGTGCTCGAATCGGACGAAGACGGTCAGGCGCTCGCGCGCATCACGGCGCGCGAGGTCGACCGTGGGGAGCTTCGGGCGGGGCTGCACCTGCTCGTGGGACTCCCCGATCTCGGGGCGGCGGAGTCCGTGGTCCAGCACGCGGTCCCGCTCGGGGTCCGCTCGATCGATTTCACCCCCTGCGAGCGAAGCGGCCGCCCCGCTCTGGGGTCGGCCCGGCTGGAGCGTCTCCAGAGGCTCGCGCGCTCGGGGGTGAAGCAGTCGCGGCGGAGCCGGCTTCCCGAGATCCGCTCGTCCGATTCCCTGGATCGGGCGTTGGCCCTGGTCCCGCCGGGCCGGCGGCTCGCGGCCGATCCGGACGGGAGGCCCCTCCCCGCAGACGTGAATGGTCCCGCGCAAGCGCCTATCACGGTTGCGGTTGGCCCTCCTGGAGGATTCACCGTGAGGGAGCGGGACCGGCTCGACGCGGGGGGATTTCAGCTCATCTCCTTGGGTCCCAGCAGGTTGACCTCGGAGACCGCCGCGCTGGCGCTCCTCGCCTCCGTCCGTAATCTGTTGCTGCACAGTTAA
- the dnaJ gene encoding molecular chaperone DnaJ: MSRRDYYEVLGVERGASQEAVKKAYRQLAMKYHPDRNPGDREAEERFKEVAEAYEVLHDPEKRASYDRFGHAGASPFGAGAGAGDFAGFDLADALRAFMRDFGGGGFGEMFEERGARGSRERRGNTLEIRLPLTLEEIATGVEKTVKIRHMRACGTCQGSGAKPGSKKKTCSVCRGSGQVRLVQRSIFGQMINITTCDRCRGEGSVMEDPCDTCSGEGRVREQSEISIKVPPGVATGNYIPLPGMGDAGARGAPAGDLIAHIEELEHELFLRDGDDLIVEVPVSVSRAALGGKVDVPTLGGGKAVIDVPSGTAHGRYLRLRGKGLKSLKRSGHGDLLARIAVLTPPKLSDKGKKLLQEFEQLADARTPAPRRPAEDPIR; the protein is encoded by the coding sequence ATGAGCCGACGGGACTACTACGAGGTTCTCGGAGTCGAGCGCGGGGCGTCGCAGGAAGCGGTCAAGAAGGCGTACCGGCAGCTCGCGATGAAGTACCACCCCGACCGAAATCCGGGGGACAGGGAAGCCGAGGAGCGCTTCAAGGAAGTCGCCGAAGCCTACGAGGTGCTCCACGACCCCGAGAAGCGCGCGAGCTACGACCGGTTCGGGCACGCGGGCGCTTCGCCGTTCGGCGCGGGAGCCGGCGCGGGTGACTTCGCCGGGTTCGACCTCGCCGACGCGCTCCGCGCGTTCATGCGCGACTTCGGCGGCGGCGGGTTCGGCGAGATGTTCGAGGAGCGCGGAGCGCGCGGCTCCCGGGAACGCCGCGGCAACACGCTCGAGATCCGGCTCCCCCTCACGCTCGAGGAGATCGCGACCGGAGTCGAGAAGACGGTCAAGATCCGCCACATGAGGGCGTGCGGCACGTGCCAGGGGAGCGGCGCGAAGCCCGGATCCAAGAAGAAGACCTGCAGCGTTTGCCGGGGATCCGGGCAGGTGCGGCTCGTGCAGCGCTCGATCTTCGGCCAGATGATCAACATCACGACCTGCGACCGCTGCCGCGGCGAGGGCTCCGTGATGGAGGACCCGTGCGACACGTGCTCCGGCGAGGGGCGCGTGCGCGAGCAGAGCGAGATCTCGATCAAGGTTCCTCCCGGGGTCGCGACGGGAAACTACATTCCGCTCCCCGGGATGGGGGACGCCGGGGCGCGCGGCGCGCCCGCCGGCGACCTGATCGCGCACATCGAGGAGCTGGAACACGAGCTCTTCCTCCGGGACGGAGACGATCTGATCGTCGAGGTCCCCGTGAGCGTCTCGCGGGCGGCCCTCGGCGGGAAGGTCGACGTCCCCACCCTGGGCGGAGGCAAGGCGGTGATCGACGTGCCGTCCGGGACCGCGCACGGCCGGTATCTGCGGCTTCGCGGGAAGGGGCTCAAGAGCCTGAAGCGATCCGGCCACGGCGACCTGCTCGCGAGGATCGCCGTCCTCACGCCTCCCAAGCTCTCCGACAAGGGGAAGAAGCTGCTTCAGGAATTCGAGCAGCTCGCGGACGCCAGGACGCCCGCGCCGAGGCGTCCCGCCGAAGACCCGATCCGCTGA
- a CDS encoding nucleotide exchange factor GrpE, translating into MTKKRSEETHRRGESEESSPRPEDARDSGRGPGVAPEGIEPGGDLGPESWVATDAPEGFRTELERLRARENELLRAVAEQQNVTRRRRQEMESSVQFAQEALVRDLLPVLDDFERALGAMEGTTEPSIRDGVSLVADRLLRILTAQGLEAIRPGNDPFDPSVHEAVAQRPVRGAKEGTVVALVEPGYRFRGRLLRPAKVIVAAAEEQGTDARQARHAAG; encoded by the coding sequence ATGACGAAGAAGCGAAGCGAGGAGACGCACCGCCGCGGCGAGAGCGAGGAGTCGAGCCCGAGGCCGGAGGACGCGCGGGACTCCGGGCGCGGCCCGGGCGTGGCTCCCGAGGGAATCGAGCCGGGAGGGGACCTCGGTCCCGAGTCGTGGGTGGCGACCGACGCGCCCGAGGGTTTCCGGACCGAGCTCGAGCGGTTGCGCGCGCGCGAGAACGAGCTCCTCCGCGCGGTGGCGGAGCAGCAGAACGTGACGCGCCGTCGCCGCCAGGAGATGGAGTCCTCGGTCCAGTTCGCGCAGGAGGCGCTCGTGCGCGATCTCCTGCCGGTGCTCGACGATTTCGAGCGCGCGCTGGGCGCGATGGAGGGGACGACCGAGCCCTCGATCCGCGACGGCGTGTCGCTGGTCGCGGACCGACTCCTGAGAATTCTGACCGCGCAGGGCCTCGAGGCCATCCGCCCCGGGAACGACCCGTTCGATCCCTCCGTGCACGAGGCCGTCGCGCAGCGGCCCGTGCGGGGCGCGAAGGAGGGAACGGTCGTGGCCCTGGTGGAGCCCGGGTACCGCTTCCGCGGGCGGCTCCTCCGCCCGGCGAAGGTGATCGTCGCGGCCGCGGAGGAGCAGGGCACCGACGCGCGGCAGGCGAGGCACGCCGCCGGATGA